AAGCAGTCAATGAGTCCGTGGACTGGCCCCGACAAGATTCTGTTATCGTGCGAAGCTGTAGGTACAGCCGGCCTCCTCTATAACCGGAACCTCATCGTAAAGTGGCTCCTGACAGTCACCATATGAATCGACCGCTTCCACTCGTTTGGCGGGGCAGTCAGGCCAGCGTGAAACGCCGGCTGAGACGCTTCAGACACTACTACAACCGCCACCGACCGAACCAAGCGTTAGATGGCTCAACACCATCTGAGGAGGTGCTGAACTAGACAGTGCTATTAATAATGATTAATTGCTTTTTTGAACACGGATTTTAATTTGTCGGCTTCGTGTTCAACATTAAATTTTTGCGCCACTTTTTCCCGCCCTGCTTCACCAAACCGGTGTTGTTTTTCCGAATCGGACAGGATTGACGAGATCGCTTCTGCTAATCCATCGGTGTTCTTCGGTTCCACTACCAAACCATTTTGTTGATGGTCAATTAGTTCAGGAATACCCGAGACATTCGTCGAAATCGGTGGTGTCTGCATCGCCATCGATTCCATCAGTGCAACAGGGATACCGTCTCGATCACCCGATTCGGCTACGATACACGGAAGAAGAAAACAAGAAGCCTTGTCAAATTCAGTAACTAACCTCTCGTCACTAACATTGCCTAACAGTTTCACGGTATCATTCAGGTTGTGATTATTAATCTGCATACTAAGCTCGTCTTCCATTTCGCCTGAACCAACAATATGATACTCAAGATCAGGGAATTGATCGATCACCTTCGATACCGCCTCAATAGCGTAGGGTAGTCCTTTCTTTTCTACGAATCGAGAGACGGTGAGAATGCGCATATCGGCTATCAAAGAGCTTGGTTCGAATTTTTTCGGGCGTATTCCAGCGTGTACAACATTAATCGGCGAGATGTCCGTGATTTCACTTTCAATATAGTTCTTGTTGTACTCCGAAATCGTTACGACATGATCCACCTTACTGATGATGTGTTCTAACTGCTTCCTGTTGGGGTTGTCGTACAGATCTGCTGCGTGAGCGGTTACAGTAAAGGGAACATCGTAATATGATGCAACGTACCGTCCTGGGAACCTCTCCAAAGAAGCAGAATGACCGTGTACCAGATCAATATCGAGATTCTGCTCTCCTACGAACTCAATACACTGTTTACTTCGGTGAAAAGCTACAGCGTGTCGCTTCGGAGAAGCCTTGAATACGGCGTTTTGTAGAACACGCGGATGAATAACCTTGGATGACACCAAATCAATTACGTCAATATAACTCGGAGCATCGGCATAGCGTACTGGAACATCAAGTTCCTCGTATTCCTCGTGTTCAATATCCTCATCCGGGTTGTTTAACGCGAAAACTACGACATTATGACCTCTGTTTTCGAGCTCGTAGATTTCGTTCAGTACGAAACTCTCAGATAATTTCGGGAAACTTCCCAAGTAGTAGAGTATGTTCATCAGTTGTGGCAACAAAACGAGTCTCTGTAATTCTTGTCATCGAAATCAATACCGTTTTTAGTGCACATTTCATCTATCCTACGGCAGTAAGATAGCCGTTTTTTGCTAATATGTAGTAGGCGTTTCCGTAGAGAAAGGCCGTCGTTGTATTTCGATTGCCGACGATAGTACCCTCTATATTCCAGGCTCTAATCCCGCCATATCCTCCCCTGTCACTGTAATGCTGCGCATCTTCACACCACTGTATAGCAGTCCTGACTGTGGGGAGAAATGTTGCATCATCTAAAACCTTTTCTGCACGAAGCAGTTCGTAGGCCAATAGCGGTGTAGCTTTGTTGTCCTCGCCGTTGTGACTATTATCTGTTGCGTAGAGCCACGATCCGTTATCGCACTGACGATCAACTACCCACATGGCTACCTCCTCAATTATGTCCCGTAATTGATCGTTATGTAATAGCTGATAGGCGCTGATCAGACCGTCAAGTGCCCATCCCTGTCCTCGGGTATACGACGAACGGTCGTCCTCGCCGTCGGCGTACCACGTCTTTTTAAACGAACCGTTCCCATCGTAGAGATTATCCACGAACCATTTAACGAACCGCTCACACGCGTCCCGCCATCGCTCCTCGCCATCAATCTCGTAGAGGCGATAGAACAGATCAGTAGTAAATCCCGCATCGACGTACAGCCAAGAGAAGTCCCACTCATTTGAACGGCCGATGCCTAGCTGACCGTTTGACCGCATCCCTTCGTCGAGTATCCAGGCTGCTACGTCTTTGGCGCCATCCAGATATCGTGATTCGCCAGTCACTCGGTAGAGGGGAAGCAACCCGTTGGCAGCGATGAACGCCGAATCGTTCGGTGCTTCCCACTTCTGGATTCCAGTCGGCGAGTTTCTGGGAAAATCCCATCGGACGGTGAAGGCGCCGTTGTCGTGCTGCAGTTGCAAGAGTTTTTTGCCGCAACGTATGGCGCTTTTTCTGTACGCGGAACGGCTCGTCCGGTCCCACTCCGACACGAGGGCCCTGATTGCAAGCCCGGAACACCAGATCCAGGAACTCAACATATATCGGTTCGAGTGATAGTCGTAACATCCGTGAAACGTGTCCTGGAACTGACTGCCTTTTTTCTCGTTTTGCGAGTCGAGAATGAACTGCACCGCTGCTTCTCTATTCCCTAGTGGTAGAGTTTCGTCTGTGTGTCCTACGTGATGTTCACGTCTTGTCCGTGAGTGATCATTTGTTTCGAATGGATTTCCGGACGAAACGACGTACTGGCCGGGCCCAAAATTTACGTTCTCGATTGACGAACCTAACGCGAGCCAGAGATCCGATTCGAATGTCGAACGGCAGGTAACGACGTTCTCACCGGGCTCACAGACATCTATATCTACTCGTTTCCAGCGCTTTCCAGCGTCAAACCCGATCCGATTTCCGTTCAAGTAAACGTGGTCGGTTCCATCATCGACACCGATTACTGCAAATTTTGCATCAGAAAATACTGGGGGCAGATGACATAACTGACAACGCCAGTCCTCGTCCGTGGTAGATCTGGAGGGGAACATTCCCCCGAGGTGATCTCTGAATCTTCCGGCCACATAGCTCATTACGTGACGGAATGGTACTGATTTCGCTGGACGATTCCCTCCCCACCTCACCGATAGTTCGGTCCGGACTGGATCTAGAGTGACTCCGACCGCACCACCTGTTATCTCCCCTGCACCTGGCTGAGAAACTGGTGCGGCTGAGACGTAAGCTGTTGGCTTATCTTCTTGACCGGTCTTCATCGTTTGTAGTGTTATCATCGGTTCTGAAAACGATTCTTATCTCTAATTCACATCTTCCGGTCGCTCCGAGTGTTGATTCGACGCGGTAGGTGGTTCCAGATCCGAGAACCGTATCGACGCGTTCGGTTGACAAGGACACTCCCTCGACACTACAGATACTACACGTCTCTGGGAGTGAATACGTCATCTGTACGGTGATGTCCTCGGTTTCAGCGGTGCTCGCCGCAACTTCATCATGAAGCGTGATTTCAGTACAATCGAACGTAAAGCGACGATTCCAGTCGAAGTTTCCGGCCCTGGTCGAGATTTGCTTGCTCCCAACGAGTCGATTCCCGGAATACTGATCGATGGTCCCCGTCGTTCGAACGCTGTCCCAAAGGCGTGTATCGTTTTGATGTATCCAGAGTACGTGGCCCGAAGATTCGATACTGCCAGAAGGCCCCGGGGGTAGGGAACACAACTCACCTGATACGTCTAGCATCGCAAGACTGAGGGCAGCGTCGTAGTTCCCTCCTCTCCCGTTCGAAACGACAGCTGAATACCGTTCCTGGTCCACCGAGAACAATCCGCCTCGTTCTCGGAAGAAAGCACGGGCCTGTTTCGATTCCCCTTTAGCTGTCCAGTCTGTACTCTTGAGGAGCGAAAGGGAGCGCGCGAGCCACGCACTACAATGAGCGTTGTAGACACTGTGGTACGCATACTGAGCCTGACACTCGATACGTTCGTCGTACGCTTTGCGATTGGCGACTACCGGTAATCGCCCGTCAGGTCGCTGAAAGTCTGTGATTTGCTCTATGATCGGGCGGGCAACGGTCAGGTAGGATGTGTCCTCCGTCTCTATCGCTGCCGCTAGAAGAACGTAAAATGACACACCGTATGTAAAGATGTGGCCGGCGGATCGTCCACGGTAGGTCGGATGCCCATTTTTCGGGAGATAAGGGAGAAGGACTCGGACGCTCCGGAGGAAGATTCGCCTGACGAGGCTGTTATCCGTGTAGTAGTAGTACCGATGGAGTAATGCTGCTGTGTACATGTGATAGGCGAGTGGAACGTACGGTGGATCGACGTGCTCGAAATCGTACGCATCGAAACTATCGGTGAACAGTCCGTCGAATTGCCAATAGCCTAGCATTTGAATAAACTCTCGAAATGCGTGTCGTCGGAACCGCCCGCTTCCCGTCACATTATAAACAAGGCGGTCTAGTAAAACATTCATCGCGTGCCAGTTACAGTTAGAGGGATTGTCTCGGGTGTCCCAGCGGTGCACGACATCGCGCCACTTAGACAATTGAGTCCTCGAACCGAACTGTTTGGCTTTCAACAGGGCTTCAATGAAACCGAGTCGGCGATGCTGATAGTGTTCTGCGTGAGTTCCTCGAGGATATCCAGCGCTGGTTCGCGCGTGAAAGTTCATGGCTCGCTCGAAATGCTCGTCGTAGTCGGGGAGTAGACCCCGGGAGCGAAGTACTGCGAGCGCGAGTGCGAACTCTTCGGTCGCGTAGTTGTCTCCCACGACCCGTCCGAGGATGTGGTCTTCGATCCCACCTGAATCAGGTCCAGTCTCTATTTGATACTCGGCAAGCCACTCGACATTCTCCGACACCAGCGAAAGTACCTCGCTCTCAAGACTGTTCATTTATCCCCGATTTATAAACGTTTAAGATTCGTTGTGCATTTTGGGTCCAGGTGTATTCGTCGAGGATTCTTTCACGTGCTCGTCGTCCGGTTTTATCGAGCTCGTTCGGCTGATTTCGTGACAGGTTGAGCACATCGCGGACCTCCTCGACCAGTGCGTCAACCGCGCCCGATGGAATCAGATATCCATTCTCGCCATCGTCGATGATGCGTTCTATCTGACCGATCGCCGAACATATCGTCGGGAGCGCCATACTCATGTACTCGAAGAGTTTCACCGGTGAATAGTAGAAAAACGATAGATCGGGGTACGGAGCGACGGCGACGTCCATAGAGGAAAGATACCCTGGTATCTCCGAGTGTGGAACTGAACCCGGAAGCTCGAAGAAGTCGTCTAGACCGGACTGAGATATTTCTTTCTGGAGATCTTCGTATAGTGGTCCTGACCCCACAAGCAGAAATCGGATACTGTCACGCAAATCTGACAACTGCTTCCCAGCCTGAACAAGGTTGGAAACGCCGTGCCAGTCTTTGAAACTTCCGACAAAACCGATAGTGAACCGATCGTCAGGGGTCCTCGCAGGTGTATCCGGGTTGAACTGGTCCGGATTCACTCCGTTCGGGACTACTGTAATCTTCTCTTCGTCCACGTATTTACTGAAATAGTCTTTGAGTTCTCGTGAGACTGCGAGAATCTTGGTCGCATCTTGGCACGCCTCTCTCTCGGCTCGCTCGGCCACCCTCGGTCTCTGGAGCCCTCCCCCGTACTCGTTCGCCTCGTATATGAGCGGTGAGTTTACTTCGAGTACGAATGGAATATTCCGGTTTCTCGCGAAACGCGCTCCCTTGTAGCTATACAGACTGTATCGTTCGTGTATCACATCGATGTCGTCGGGAATCCGTCGAAGAGCAAAAGATAATTCAAAATTCTTCGCGATGGATTCCAGGTCGAAGACCTTGTTTAGATAACCGTGAGCCAACGGTGTTGTCGGCAGTTGCACTTCCTTGGCAGGTATCGAATTCTGTCCTGATTGCCCGGTTCCAGGACGATAGAGGACTAGTGGCTCCACGCCGCAATTTGAGAGCGAAGTGATGTACTCTCTGATATGAATTGAACTTCCGGCTGATCCGTATAGGGGGATGCCCCCATCGTTGCAAACATAGGCGACCCGTGAGACGGTCATCTGTATCGAATATGAAATGGGCATAAAAAAGGGTTTATACTCACCTGAGAGGACGGATGTCAGCCTTAGCGTAAAGGAAAACAGGGGGCGAACGTTCTGGTGGGTGTTCAGTGGATGCTTGACCGCGTGGTGGAGCAAACACGCGGGCAAGAAATGTATTCGCGGGAGGACACGCCGACCAAACAACGCGTCGCAGCGGCTTTTCTATACCATACTGGACTCTTATACCGCTACATGGTACAGGTAGTATGGTGTTAGGAGAGTGATACGGTAGGGTTCGAGTGCAAGACGGATCTTGAGTACAAGCTGCTGGGGCGGGCTTCGAGCCGATAGTACAATCTCACTCCACGAACCGATTTCAGGGAGATATTCTTGGGTGAGATAAGAGAACGGATGTCAACAAAGATTGGGTGCTCTTGAACAGCGTTGCGACTGCCTCTCTCAGCGGGTCAGCACCAATAGATAGTAACTGGCGAGAGGGAGACTTCGTCGAAGAAACATATAATTCCATATATACATATTATATATCTTAACCAGGCGCTTTTCGCAAATCAAAACCTAACAATACCGATACCTAATTTATTCCGTGATGACTTCTCCGTTGATGGAATCACGATTTCTTGAGTCTGATAGTCGTCTTTGATTTCGTCCCAAAATCCCTGTACATCTAGCCACTCTGATGAAATATCGTGGAGTGCAATTATCCCGTCCTCAGCCATCAGGTCTCGATACAGCTCGAAATCGGTTTTGACTCCCTCGTAACTATGATCGCCGTCGATAAATAAGAAATCAATATCTTGTCCACTAAGAATCTCTATGAGTTCTTGTTTTGTGGATTCAGAGTGTGAGTCTCCGCGAATAAATGCCGTGTCCGTGTCTGGATCCATTTCATGGAAAAAATGCGGACCAGGACCGATACTGCGTGGGTCATTTTCGGGCAGGTCGATGCTGACAACTTGAGCATTGAGATGCCGACACCAGATGTAAAAACTACCTCCACGTGCCGTCCCGATCTCAACGACTGTCTCCGGATCTCGCCGTGCTACGATTTCCGACAACTCTCGGAGTTCAGCGGGGATTTGCATCGGTCGGATCGACGTAAATGATCCAAATCCCGAGTACCGGTAGACTGTGGTTAAATAGTCGGCCAGGGTTGTTTCGGTTTGCTGATGACGACGGAGAGCACGCAAAGAGAGGTCTAATGAGGTTTCTGTTGGTAACAGAGGGCCTACCCGTGCCCTCAGCTCGTGACTGAGCAAAAGCGGTAGCCCACCACGAACCTGATATCCTCTATATTTACGTTGAATATTCGGGGTTAGTTGCTGTCGTCCACAACGTATTGTTTCAGCAACCCCACGGGTACGGATTGATCGGATTGCGTTTCTAATCATATAACCGGCATTAAGACGGGTATGAGTTAGTTCTTTATGTCCTCACACAACCAATTTAAGCGATACGCGGGCTTAGTGTACACGTCATTTCAGAAAACTGTATCTTCACCCCGTTATCGCTATCATTAACTACGAACGCGGAAACGTCGCGGGAAGCACGATCATCAGGGTGTAAGAAGAGTTCCGTGACAGCCTCGATACGAAGTTATTATATCTTCCCAGTCGGGACCAACAGCCGAACGCTGTCGTCTATCTATGGAGAACAGTGACTCTGATTCAGAACTGAAATCGAAGATCTTCCAGAGTACTTTCTGGGTGAGCGTCCTCAATTACGGTGAACGAGGACTGTCCGTAGTCAAACTCGTAGTACTCGCCAACTTCCTCACGCCACGAGACTTCGGCATCGTTGGTATCGCACTATTGGTCACTGGATCGCTCCAGCGAATATCGAACTTCGGATTTCACCAAGCTCTTATTCAGCGGCAGGAGGATATCGAACCGTATCTCGATACTGCATGGACAGTCCGGCTCCTCCGTGGCGTCGCGCTTTTCCTCATCGTTCTCGTGATTGCTCCATTCGTTGCTACCTTCTTCGAAGAACCGAGAGCCGAGATAGTCACTGTCGTACTGGGCGTCTCGGTCCTTCTCACGGGATTGACCAATATTGGCGTCGTCTATTTCAAGAAGGATCTCGAGTACAAACGGTTCGTACTCTACAACACCGGGGGATCGTTCGTCGATTTTTCCCTGGCCGTCATCCTTGCCGTGACACTAGGGAACGTTTGGGCACTCGTGTACGGATACATTGCTGGAAACGTCGTTAGGATGGTTCTCAGCCATCTGGTTCATCCCTACAATCCATCTCTGAACCTCGATATGGAGAAACTACGTGAACTATTCGATTTCGGGAAATGGATATTAGCCGACTCGGCCGTCAATCTTGTCAACACCCAGGCTGATGACATTATCGTAGGCCGAATGTTTACCATTGGAGCACTTGGGTATTATCAGATGGCCTATCGGATCGCCAATCTCCCGGTGACAGAGGTGTCTCACGTCGTCTCTTCAGTTGCATTACCTACCTACTCAAAACTCCAGAATCGCCCCGAAGAACTCCGCCAGGGATTTCGGAAAGTCGTTGACTATACGACGGTACTCACGTTCCCGATTGCGGGGGGCATATTTGTCATCGCCCCAGAATTTGTCTCGCTGGTGCTCGGTTCCGATTGGACACCGATAATCCCGCTAATGAGAGCGCTCTGTGTACTTGCCGCCGTCCGTTCTATCGTTGCGAACTTCGGTAGCCTCTACCAGGCGTCTGACAATCCTGACATTATGTTTCGGCTGGCTGCCATTTTCACGGCGACAAAATATATTTCTATGCTGTCAATACTAGCGTTCTGGATCGACGAACTGCTCGTCGTCCCGCTTGTCATCGGATTCAATGCGTTGATCAGTCTCCCAGTCCATTTATTCATTGTTTATAAAATAACGGGAATCAGGATTTCTTCAATCGTTCGAACGATGGGCACCCAGATGCTGGCAACCACTTTAATGGTAGCGGGCGTCTATGCAGTTAAAACACAGGGCGTTGGTGGGGACTCGTACCTCAAACTCATATCGTTGATACTCCTCGGGATATTATTCTACACTATGGTCATTTTAGCAATTGATAAAGACAAACTCTACAAGATCCGGGAAGACATCGTCGAAGCGAAAGCGTGATTCGGATTCGTTTTCTTCCCCGTCGGCGGTATTCTCCTGGGCTAACACGGAAATAAATCCAGTAACGGGAGTGGTTCGTGGTCAGTAGAATTGTGCTGAAAAAATCGCGTATTGAATCGGTTCACTGGACGAACACTTCCGTCGCTATCGTAGATTTGCTACCCCGTCCAAAGGATTATAGTGCGTGTTAGTCCCGACGAATTTCGCCACTGTCTCGTAGTAAGCGACCAATCAAGCGGATATGTATCCTCAGCAAGGGCTAATTGAGTTTCTCCAGGGATGGTCTCCGCTCGGAGACCATCCCGGTGGCCCTGCTGAGGTAGCGCTGAGGTGATCATAGTGGATTGGGATGACCTCAGCAAAGACGAACTTCTCTCGCGGTTTCTCCAGATGGAAAAGCGAACCGACGAGCTGGAGAAGAAGCTTGAGCAGGAGGACGAACGAATCGAAGAGCAGCAGGAACGGATTGAGGAACTCGAAACACGGCTTCGCAAATACGAGAATCCACATACCCCGCCGAGTAAGCAACGGTCGGGGACTGACGAGTCCCCGACCTCGCAAGATGACAAAGACGACGATGTCAGAACTGACGGCGGTACTCCCGGACGAAAAGACGGTCACGACCCGGAGTGGCGCTCTACAGCTGATCCGGACGAACAAGTTGAGGTCACCTGTGACTGCTGTCCAGAGTGTGGCCAACACTTCGACGAGTCGGTGGGCGTCAGCCCCCGACTCGTCGAGGAGATACCGGACCCGCAACCACCAGAAATCACACAGTACAACCGCCACTGCTACCAGTGCGACTCCTGTGGAACCGAGACAGTTGCTACACACCCCACCCCGACTGCCCCAGTGAGGGGCAGTTCGGGGTGAACGTTATTGCCCAATCAGCACTGTCGAGGTACGATTACCGCCTGCCCTACCGGAAGATTGCAGACCGTTTCGAGCAGTTGCACGGACTGGAGTTATCAGGCGCAGCCACTTGGCACGCGACCGAGAGCGCTGCGCGCGCCGGTCGCTGTGAATATGAGCAGATCCGCCGCCAGATCCAGCAGGCTGACGTTGTTCACATCGATGAAACAGGCATCAAGCGGAATGGTGAGCAAGCATGGATCTGGACGTTCACCACCGAGAATCATACGCTCTACGCGGTTAGAAAAAGTCGCGGAAGTGATGTTCCCGCAGAAGTCCTCGGCGAGGACTTCGCGGGAACGATCATCTGCGATGGGTGGACGGCCTATCCACCCTTCAGCGACAATCTCCAGCGGTGTTGGGCTCATATTCTGCGAGAGGCTGAAGATGCCGCTGAGATGCAACCTGAAGGCAAACCGATCTACGACTCTCTCAAGCAGTTGTACGTCGCTCTCCAGACGCGGCTGGAGAGCGACTTGACCATTCGTGAGCGAGCAGAGCTCCAGCGTGTTGCACGGAGAGTGCTTGAATCGTTGATTGAGCGGTCAGTTCCCGATGGACCATTGGCAACACTCATCAGAAAGGTCGAAGGTGGCCTCGACCACTGGCTCACCTTCGTCGGTGAGCCAGCGGTCTCTCCGGCGAACAATGCCGCGGAAAACGCGCTCCGTGAGCCGGTGGTTCTCCGGAAACTTATCGGAACACTCCGCAATGACCGCGGGATGTTCATTCATGAGACGGTGCTGTCCCTGCTGGCGACGTGGCGCCAGCAGGGACGCAATCCCTACGACAAACTCAAGCGAGTTTCCCGAAGCAACGAGATTATTTCACGAGATCAGGCTGTGCCGGCCGTTGAGACCTCGGGGTAAATACGTACGTTCAATCAACTATAGAAACGACTTGCTTAGGCGTGGGACAGAAGTCGGACTGATTTTCGTTCCGACATCATACATCGTAACAACATTAATTGGTATTTATTTCCCCGGATTATATCAAACAATTGTGATTGTTGGTCAACTCTTTTTCGGTATTGACCTCAGTGATTTAGCGCTAATTTTAGTCCTCATGATTGCAATATTGAAAGAAGCCATCGTATACAAAGTAAATCCGGGCAGATATAGGAATCCATTCTATTTCTGGAGATTGTAGATAGAACTACGATTACTGGAATGCAAAATGTGCGCGTTGGACTCGCACGCCATCAGGACTTCTCTCCGAGCTGGTAGAAATCACAACGATCAATTCGCAGGTACAATCTGCCGGATGATTCGGCTATGAGATAGTGAAAATAAACACTATGACAAGAGTTCTATGACAACCTAGACCATTGCCAGTTGATCTTGGGTGATGAACTGTTGCTCCGTGAGACGTTCGTGAAGAGTCACTTCGATAGCCTAGTCCTCTTGTGGATACCCGTCGTCGTATCGTTTGCTCCAGTCTCGGATCTCGTCAGCGTTTATATCGTCTACTCACGGGGCGATAGTATAGAATTGGTCGTCAGGATTCATCGAGTTCATCGATCCAGTCCGACAAGACTGCAGCGATGTTGGTGTATGCATCCGTTTTGCCTTGTCGATAGCTGTCGAGCTCATGGTATGTCTCATCTGAGCTAACGACCGAGTATGACTCGACGAGTCGCTTTACCTCTCTCAGCGTGTGCTGGTCGAGTTCGGTTGGATCGATAGCATCGTACTTCGTCATAATCCAAGGTTAGTCATCGAGACCTTAGGAAACCAGGGAAGTTGGTTCGAGGAGCCTGTCATACAATAGATCTCAACAGGCATAATTCACGGTCTCTAGCTTGAACAGAACCGGCGAATAGCGAAACCACGGGACTAAGTTCGAATTGAAGGGTGTATAATCGTCAGGTAGAGGGTGTGAGACGTATTCCATGACACGCTGTCGAGATTTAACTCCGAACGAGGGGTGTGTCGAAGAGAGATTTAACTCCGATAAGGTGCCATAGAACGGTTGTCACACCCATCTTTTGATGTCTCGGAACGCTCAATGGAAGTGCTACATCAATCACTGCTGTGAGATGTTTCCGAGCAACTGGTGACTCAACCACGATTTGGAGTATCAGTATCCTCATGCGGACTGCTACCAAAGAGTATTTTATGACCCCTCGTTCCTCCTCTTTGAAATACGCTCTCGTTGTCGTTGGACCTCTTCTTGATATTGGCCCCCTTTTGTTCAATTTCGTCATCTTCTGTGGGCCAGTCGGGTATTCTCCGGGAGAGGCTCCACAGAGATTCCGTCATTTTGTACTGTTGAACGCAGGACAGCGGCGTGATTGAAATTTTGACATGCAGATTTCCGCCAGTATCGACGCTTTGTCGGCATAATTTGAGACCAGACGATTCAATTTCAGGTCTCCTTCCCAGTATTCAAACATCAGATTCATGTCATACCGCGAGTAGTACGAAGTGGACGATGGCGATGCCTCTCCCGGATACGTCCGGAGAAAGGGCGCACACGGCAGTACGGGGACGATGGATTGGGACGTCTCCTGGCCTACCTCGTCGATACGGACGCCATGATACCTGCCGCAGGAATCGGTTCGGCGATCTCACCGACAAAGTTATTTCAGTCTGCGAGGCGAGTTTCGTGGCACAGAGTACGTACCGCTCCTCAAGATCTTAGCTACCAACGCCACGACCAACCCCCATTCGGTGGGTGATAAATGGGCCGCGATGACCCATGACACCCAGTTTACACCCCACGAGCGACAGCTTCCCGTACGCAGTTCTATCTTCGATCACTCGCCTGTTAGACACCTCCAAGGGGGCTGTACAACATCTAGGAGATCACCCTGCTGGAGCTAAGCGAGTTTAGACCGACCCTGGCACCTGCCCCAATCGCGAACCCACAGCGGCCTACAAGTAGTTTGCTCACGATCCAATACGGCTCAGTCCGGGCGTCGTGAAGAAGGGATTGCCCTCAAATTCGGACAGTGGCGACATGGATCATGCCGATAACCCCGTAGTGAGGAAATTGGAGACAAAACAGCGGCTTACCAGCACTTGATAAAATAAAGAAGTATAGACATTCAGCAGTTCTATCCAAACATCTGGCGCATCATCGGATGCATCTCCATGAGTTGCTCTTCGGCGATCTCCTCGTACAGCTTGTACGTAATGGAGACCGTCAGTAGCAGCCCGGTA
The genomic region above belongs to Haloarcula hispanica ATCC 33960 and contains:
- a CDS encoding lipopolysaccharide biosynthesis protein, which encodes MENSDSDSELKSKIFQSTFWVSVLNYGERGLSVVKLVVLANFLTPRDFGIVGIALLVTGSLQRISNFGFHQALIQRQEDIEPYLDTAWTVRLLRGVALFLIVLVIAPFVATFFEEPRAEIVTVVLGVSVLLTGLTNIGVVYFKKDLEYKRFVLYNTGGSFVDFSLAVILAVTLGNVWALVYGYIAGNVVRMVLSHLVHPYNPSLNLDMEKLRELFDFGKWILADSAVNLVNTQADDIIVGRMFTIGALGYYQMAYRIANLPVTEVSHVVSSVALPTYSKLQNRPEELRQGFRKVVDYTTVLTFPIAGGIFVIAPEFVSLVLGSDWTPIIPLMRALCVLAAVRSIVANFGSLYQASDNPDIMFRLAAIFTATKYISMLSILAFWIDELLVVPLVIGFNALISLPVHLFIVYKITGIRISSIVRTMGTQMLATTLMVAGVYAVKTQGVGGDSYLKLISLILLGILFYTMVILAIDKDKLYKIREDIVEAKA